Proteins encoded within one genomic window of uncultured Draconibacterium sp.:
- a CDS encoding NAD(P)H-dependent oxidoreductase — MKAIIFNGTLEIRAHSTPDILSGYLSNELQGLGIESEIFNLADYGIPLFDVSNPVITPSVKLMIQKFQEADIHFWLAPLYHGSIPGAMKNCIDWLELGAKTPQPYLTDKNIGMICWADGIQAMQGINTMDSIAKALRAWPLPFSAPLVRSTLFETDNPTEITTANKEKLNLLIKLATSKRVEVREIDTPIVG; from the coding sequence ATGAAAGCCATAATATTTAACGGGACCCTTGAAATAAGAGCCCATTCAACTCCAGATATACTTTCCGGTTATTTATCAAACGAACTTCAGGGATTAGGCATTGAAAGCGAGATTTTCAATTTAGCCGATTATGGAATTCCTCTTTTTGATGTATCAAACCCGGTAATCACACCATCCGTAAAATTGATGATTCAAAAATTTCAAGAGGCTGATATTCATTTTTGGCTGGCTCCACTGTACCATGGAAGTATTCCCGGAGCCATGAAAAACTGTATTGACTGGCTTGAGCTTGGTGCAAAAACTCCTCAACCATATCTTACCGACAAGAATATAGGGATGATTTGCTGGGCCGACGGCATACAAGCCATGCAGGGAATTAATACCATGGATTCAATTGCAAAGGCACTAAGAGCCTGGCCATTACCTTTTAGCGCACCATTGGTTAGAAGTACTCTTTTTGAAACTGATAACCCAACTGAAATTACTACTGCAAATAAAGAAAAACTAAATCTTCTTATAAAACTTGCAACAAGCAAAAGAGTTGAAGTAAGGGAAATAGATACGCCAATCGTAGGATAG
- a CDS encoding superoxide dismutase — translation MSKFSLPALPYATDALEPHFDNETMTIHHQRHHQAYVNNLNNAAEGTEAENKSLEEIIREVSKYSKAVRNNGGGHYNHSLFWEILSPTPQAAPTGKLADQITAAFGDIDTLKAEIKKAGLGQFGSGWAWLYVKADGSVAVTATPNQDNPLMDLESGDKGFPILGVDVWEHAYYLKYQNKRADYLDAFWSVLDWASVEKKYEEALSKL, via the coding sequence ATGAGCAAATTCAGTTTACCGGCTCTTCCATATGCAACAGATGCCTTGGAGCCACATTTCGACAATGAAACAATGACAATTCACCATCAACGTCACCATCAGGCGTATGTAAACAACCTGAACAATGCCGCTGAAGGTACAGAAGCAGAAAACAAAAGCCTGGAGGAAATTATCCGGGAAGTAAGTAAATACAGTAAAGCCGTTCGTAATAATGGTGGCGGACACTACAACCACTCGTTGTTTTGGGAAATCCTGTCGCCAACTCCACAGGCAGCCCCTACAGGGAAACTGGCAGATCAGATTACTGCTGCTTTTGGAGACATTGACACTCTAAAAGCAGAAATTAAAAAAGCAGGCTTAGGACAGTTTGGTTCGGGCTGGGCATGGCTTTATGTAAAAGCCGATGGCTCGGTTGCTGTTACCGCAACGCCAAACCAGGACAACCCATTAATGGATCTTGAATCGGGAGACAAAGGATTTCCAATTTTAGGTGTTGATGTGTGGGAGCACGCTTACTATCTGAAATACCAAAACAAAAGAGCGGATTACCTTGATGCTTTTTGGTCGGTTCTTGACTGGGCTTCAGTAGAGAAAAAATACGAAGAAGCTTTGTCAAAACTCTAA
- a CDS encoding metalloregulator ArsR/SmtB family transcription factor, with amino-acid sequence MKKNSSERILMQLKMRGETTALLISEELAITKEGARKHLLNLSEAGLVEATMKSEGVGRPSTYYSLTEKGLSRFPNTHADVTVQLLQSVKKLLGENALDLLISDRETAIYERYAKQMEGSETIEQKLDVLSRKRSEEGYIAEWRKEGDAYYLIENHCPICAAATECQGFCRSELNNFNQLIGPEYDLERVEYIIENGNRCVYKIKKAG; translated from the coding sequence ATGAAAAAGAATTCGTCAGAACGTATATTAATGCAGCTCAAAATGAGAGGGGAGACCACGGCGCTTTTAATTTCTGAGGAGCTTGCTATTACCAAGGAGGGAGCGCGGAAACATTTGCTGAACCTTTCAGAAGCCGGTCTTGTAGAAGCAACGATGAAAAGTGAGGGAGTTGGGCGTCCGTCTACCTATTATTCGCTTACCGAAAAAGGTTTGTCCCGCTTTCCGAATACACATGCTGATGTTACAGTACAGTTGCTTCAATCGGTAAAGAAACTTTTGGGCGAGAATGCGCTCGATCTGTTAATTAGCGACAGGGAAACAGCAATTTACGAGCGTTATGCAAAACAAATGGAAGGCTCGGAAACCATTGAGCAAAAGCTGGATGTATTAAGCAGAAAGCGCTCGGAAGAAGGATATATTGCCGAGTGGAGAAAAGAAGGCGATGCTTATTATTTAATTGAAAATCATTGCCCTATTTGTGCAGCAGCTACTGAATGCCAGGGGTTTTGCCGATCGGAATTAAATAATTTTAACCAGCTGATTGGCCCGGAATACGATCTGGAGCGAGTGGAATATATTATTGAGAACGGCAATCGTTGTGTCTACAAAATCAAAAAAGCGGGTTAA
- a CDS encoding DUF2255 family protein, with protein MTANSEKLTTEEIATIAQKDDFHIAPFREDGVTYGTPTWIWSVEVDNNLYVRAYNGIRSRWYQSAVKQKAGKIEAAGLVKKVQLETVTDNSLNEKIDDAYRAKYGSSPYLNSMISKRAKAATVRVF; from the coding sequence ATGACAGCAAACTCAGAAAAATTAACAACAGAAGAAATTGCTACGATAGCACAAAAAGACGACTTTCATATTGCACCATTTCGCGAAGATGGTGTGACTTACGGAACGCCAACCTGGATATGGTCGGTAGAAGTTGATAATAATCTTTATGTGAGAGCATACAACGGAATCCGGTCAAGATGGTACCAGTCAGCAGTAAAACAAAAAGCCGGCAAAATTGAAGCTGCAGGTTTGGTAAAAAAGGTGCAGCTTGAAACAGTTACAGATAATAGTCTTAACGAAAAAATTGATGATGCCTACCGCGCAAAATACGGTAGTAGTCCTTATTTAAATTCGATGATAAGTAAAAGGGCAAAAGCGGCTACTGTGCGCGTGTTTTAA
- a CDS encoding tautomerase family protein — protein sequence MPHFQIKILEGRSKELKQELTDEVVKVAQKILGNGNESFSVAIEEYSLDEWKNKVYPDDIMGKENQLYKKPGYTM from the coding sequence ATGCCACATTTTCAAATAAAAATTCTGGAAGGTAGAAGTAAAGAGCTGAAACAAGAATTAACTGACGAAGTAGTTAAAGTAGCTCAAAAAATTCTTGGTAATGGAAACGAATCTTTTTCGGTTGCCATAGAAGAATATTCATTGGATGAATGGAAAAACAAAGTTTATCCCGATGATATTATGGGAAAAGAAAATCAGCTTTACAAAAAACCAGGTTACACTATGTAA
- a CDS encoding aldo/keto reductase has translation MILKENYTLSNGVEIPKLGLGTWFISDDDSVQAVKDAVELGYRHIDTAQAYQNERGVGEGVRNSGVKREDLFVTTKLAAEVKSYDEAVKSIDQSLETMGFDYIDMMIIHSPKPWMEFHEEDAHIDGNREAWKALEEAYKAGKLKAIGVSNFQKADIENILETCTVKPMVNQILAHISNTPKELIAYCEENDILVEAYSPVAHGELMKNQEVIKMAEKYDVSVPQLSIRYVLQLGLLPLPKTANPAHMKINADVDFVISGEDMEILKNLEQIKDYGEASIFPVYGGKLK, from the coding sequence ATGATATTAAAAGAAAATTATACGCTATCTAATGGCGTTGAGATCCCAAAACTGGGACTCGGAACATGGTTTATTAGCGATGACGACTCAGTACAAGCAGTAAAAGATGCTGTAGAATTGGGGTATCGCCATATCGATACAGCTCAGGCTTACCAAAACGAGCGCGGAGTTGGTGAAGGAGTTAGAAACAGCGGTGTTAAAAGAGAAGACTTGTTTGTAACCACAAAACTGGCTGCCGAAGTAAAATCGTACGACGAGGCAGTGAAATCAATTGATCAGTCATTGGAAACAATGGGTTTTGATTACATTGATATGATGATCATTCACAGCCCAAAACCATGGATGGAATTTCATGAAGAAGATGCACATATTGACGGAAACCGCGAAGCATGGAAAGCACTCGAAGAAGCTTACAAAGCTGGAAAACTGAAAGCTATCGGCGTTTCAAATTTCCAAAAAGCAGATATCGAAAATATTCTTGAAACGTGCACAGTAAAACCAATGGTGAACCAGATTTTGGCGCACATCAGTAATACTCCAAAAGAATTAATCGCGTATTGCGAAGAGAATGACATTTTGGTTGAAGCTTATTCACCGGTTGCACACGGAGAATTAATGAAAAACCAGGAAGTAATAAAAATGGCTGAAAAATACGATGTTTCTGTGCCACAACTAAGTATTCGCTATGTTTTACAGCTTGGCCTCCTGCCATTACCAAAAACAGCAAATCCGGCTCACATGAAAATTAATGCCGATGTTGATTTCGTAATTTCAGGAGAGGATATGGAGATTCTGAAAAATCTTGAACAAATCAAGGATTACGGCGAAGCCAGCATCTTCCCGGTATATGGAGGGAAACTAAAATAA
- a CDS encoding SDR family NAD(P)-dependent oxidoreductase, translating into MARIFITGSADGLGQLAAKKLVAEGHSVVLHARNEERAKQAMSRVPSAEKVLTADLSGIEETKKLAEQVNKMGSFDAIIHNAGILNVPQNGKSKDGLPLLFAVNTLAPYILTALINRPKRLVYLSSSMHRSGDAQKNQLNAILHGKNSPSYSDTKLHDLILALVVARKWPEVISNAVDPGWVPTKMGGSSAPDSLEKGYETQAWLATSQEAEALKSGRLLFHKKELNFNKQAAQQAIQEKLLSICEKLSQVSLQPF; encoded by the coding sequence ATGGCGAGAATATTTATAACAGGATCAGCCGATGGACTTGGCCAGCTGGCAGCCAAAAAACTGGTTGCAGAAGGACACAGCGTGGTTCTCCATGCACGAAATGAGGAAAGGGCCAAACAGGCAATGAGTAGAGTTCCCAGCGCAGAAAAGGTGCTGACAGCAGATTTGTCGGGTATCGAAGAAACCAAAAAGCTTGCAGAACAGGTTAATAAAATGGGTTCTTTCGATGCGATAATCCACAACGCTGGTATTTTAAATGTTCCGCAAAATGGCAAAAGCAAAGATGGGTTACCATTGTTATTTGCGGTTAATACGTTGGCACCATATATTCTAACAGCCCTAATTAACCGCCCAAAAAGATTAGTTTACCTCAGCTCAAGTATGCACAGAAGTGGCGATGCACAGAAAAACCAGTTGAATGCGATTCTCCACGGAAAAAATAGTCCGAGCTACTCCGACACCAAATTGCACGATTTAATTCTGGCACTTGTGGTAGCAAGAAAATGGCCTGAAGTGATTTCAAATGCCGTTGATCCGGGTTGGGTTCCAACAAAAATGGGAGGAAGCAGTGCTCCCGACAGCCTGGAAAAAGGATACGAAACACAAGCCTGGCTGGCAACTTCGCAAGAAGCTGAAGCACTTAAAAGTGGTCGTTTATTGTTTCATAAAAAAGAACTGAATTTTAATAAACAGGCCGCACAACAAGCAATACAGGAAAAGCTTTTATCCATCTGTGAGAAGCTATCTCAGGTTTCTCTCCAGCCATTTTAG
- a CDS encoding sugar O-acetyltransferase, producing MSKNIFKRLQAGEAVLYSDPDHNQISEAAQRTTTLLIEMNSTSDTDKTRKIWGDISGEALDPSSMIQIPFYVNIGQFTRIGKNVYINHLCSMLDMGTITIGDNVLIGPKVNILSEEHPVNPADRKALMARPVVIKNGAWIGAGATILPGVTVGENSVVAAGAVVNKDVPDNTVVGGIPARILKKI from the coding sequence ATGAGCAAGAATATCTTTAAACGATTACAAGCCGGTGAAGCAGTTCTGTATTCCGATCCGGATCATAACCAGATTTCAGAAGCAGCGCAACGTACAACAACGTTGCTGATAGAAATGAATAGTACTTCCGACACGGACAAGACCCGTAAAATATGGGGCGATATTTCAGGCGAAGCACTCGACCCGAGCAGCATGATTCAGATACCGTTTTATGTGAACATCGGGCAGTTTACCCGCATCGGTAAAAACGTTTACATCAATCATCTCTGCTCCATGCTCGATATGGGAACCATAACCATTGGCGACAATGTGTTAATTGGCCCGAAAGTTAACATCTTAAGCGAAGAACACCCTGTTAATCCTGCTGACAGAAAAGCGCTGATGGCTCGGCCGGTCGTAATTAAAAACGGTGCATGGATTGGTGCAGGAGCAACAATTCTGCCGGGTGTTACCGTTGGTGAAAACTCAGTAGTTGCAGCCGGAGCGGTGGTAAACAAAGATGTTCCCGATAACACTGTTGTGGGTGGTATTCCGGCGAGAATTTTAAAAAAGATATAG
- a CDS encoding MATE family efflux transporter: MSLEHTVIMGAQILSTIIVAPLGIASIAANSFAITAESLCYMPGYGIAEAATTLVGQSFGAKRKDLAKRFAYITVFMGMAVMTILGAIMYFTAPQIIGFMTPDPEILSLGVMALRIEAFAEPMFAASIVAYGVFVGAGDTFVPSIMNLGSMWAVRLTLAAILAPIMGLKGVWIAMCIELCFRGAIFLFRLFQGKWLKHSI; the protein is encoded by the coding sequence ATGAGTTTGGAGCACACCGTAATTATGGGCGCACAAATATTATCCACCATAATTGTGGCTCCTTTGGGAATTGCATCCATCGCGGCCAACTCGTTTGCCATAACTGCTGAAAGTCTGTGTTATATGCCGGGCTATGGAATTGCAGAAGCAGCCACTACTTTGGTGGGGCAAAGTTTTGGAGCCAAACGAAAAGACCTGGCAAAACGTTTTGCTTACATCACCGTATTTATGGGAATGGCAGTAATGACCATCCTGGGCGCGATCATGTATTTTACAGCGCCTCAGATTATTGGTTTTATGACTCCCGATCCGGAAATTCTATCGTTGGGCGTTATGGCATTACGAATTGAAGCCTTTGCCGAGCCGATGTTTGCCGCATCTATTGTTGCCTATGGCGTATTTGTTGGCGCCGGCGATACTTTCGTTCCAAGCATTATGAACCTCGGCAGCATGTGGGCCGTTCGTCTAACTCTGGCAGCAATCCTGGCTCCGATTATGGGTTTAAAAGGCGTTTGGATTGCCATGTGTATCGAATTGTGTTTCAGAGGTGCTATTTTTCTTTTCCGCCTTTTTCAAGGCAAGTGGTTGAAACATTCCATCTAA
- a CDS encoding MATE family efflux transporter: MTFMQQLHLAVLLSIPAIIAQFSSIIMQYIDASMVGRLGANASASIGLVITSTWLFWGICTTVAAGFSVQVAHLIGAGDRRGARSVLRQAILSTLLFSFIMVAIGVSVSQKLPYWLGGDAAIAADASKYFLIFILSLPALQLNFLASAMLRSSGNMHIPSVLNVAMCAMDVVFNFLLIFPSRELQFLGYNIFIPGADLGVAGAAIGTASAYFITAVMLFWYLFAKTKTCA, from the coding sequence ATGACGTTTATGCAACAATTGCATTTGGCGGTACTGTTGAGTATTCCGGCCATTATCGCGCAATTTTCATCTATCATCATGCAATATATTGATGCATCAATGGTTGGACGATTGGGCGCAAATGCATCTGCCTCCATTGGTTTGGTTATTACTTCTACCTGGCTGTTTTGGGGAATTTGCACCACTGTTGCGGCAGGTTTTTCGGTGCAGGTTGCGCACCTCATTGGCGCCGGAGACCGCAGAGGAGCACGGTCTGTTTTACGTCAGGCTATTTTATCTACCCTGCTTTTTAGTTTTATTATGGTGGCCATCGGGGTTTCGGTAAGTCAAAAACTCCCCTATTGGCTGGGTGGCGACGCCGCCATTGCTGCCGACGCATCAAAATACTTTCTCATATTTATCTTGTCGTTACCCGCATTGCAGTTAAATTTTCTTGCCAGCGCCATGTTACGAAGTAGTGGAAATATGCACATCCCAAGCGTACTAAATGTGGCAATGTGTGCGATGGATGTCGTATTCAATTTCCTGTTGATCTTCCCATCTCGGGAGTTACAGTTTTTAGGTTACAACATTTTTATTCCGGGAGCCGACCTTGGCGTAGCAGGAGCCGCAATCGGAACCGCTTCAGCCTATTTTATAACGGCTGTAATGCTTTTCTGGTACTTGTTTGCAAAGACGAAAACCTGCGCTTAA
- a CDS encoding MalY/PatB family protein — MQNNFNEKIVRRGTNSYKWDSKTNDDIIPLWVADMDFKTAQPIIDALTNRVQHGIFGYTKVPDAYYNAVISWFGRRHNFTVEKEWMIYTIGVVPAISATILALTEPGDKVIVQEPVYNCFFSSIRNNKCESFSNDLIYQDGKYTIDFKDLEKKAADPKAKVMLLCNPHNPAGRVWTKKELEKIGEICFRNNVIVVSDEIHCDLVHPEHTHIPFASLGQQFLENSITCVAPSKTFNLAGLQIANILTYDADIRKKIDKAININEVCDVSPFAVEGLIAAYTHEDSEKWLDELRAYLWDNYLLVKDFFAENFPQFPILPLEATYLVWIDTSVLNIKSEKLTELLIEKGNVWLNEGTVYGEAGEGFMRLNIACPRAVLQEGLNRTKKAFDLIIAEKQ, encoded by the coding sequence ATGCAAAATAATTTCAACGAAAAAATAGTCCGCAGAGGCACTAATTCATACAAATGGGATTCAAAAACCAACGACGATATTATTCCGTTGTGGGTGGCCGACATGGATTTTAAAACCGCCCAACCGATTATTGATGCATTGACAAATCGTGTGCAACACGGCATTTTTGGCTACACAAAGGTGCCCGATGCCTATTACAATGCGGTTATCAGTTGGTTTGGGCGCAGGCACAATTTTACGGTTGAAAAAGAATGGATGATCTACACAATTGGCGTGGTTCCAGCTATTTCAGCAACTATTTTGGCGCTTACCGAACCCGGCGATAAAGTAATTGTGCAGGAGCCGGTTTACAACTGCTTTTTCTCGTCGATTAGGAATAACAAGTGCGAAAGTTTTTCCAACGACCTGATCTATCAAGACGGAAAATACACCATCGATTTTAAAGACCTGGAAAAAAAGGCAGCCGATCCGAAAGCCAAAGTGATGCTTTTATGCAATCCGCATAATCCGGCAGGCCGCGTTTGGACAAAAAAAGAACTGGAAAAAATTGGAGAGATTTGTTTCCGGAATAATGTAATTGTTGTTTCGGATGAAATCCATTGCGACCTGGTACACCCGGAACATACGCACATTCCGTTTGCGTCGCTGGGCCAGCAGTTTTTAGAGAACTCGATAACCTGCGTTGCTCCAAGTAAAACTTTTAACCTGGCAGGATTACAGATTGCCAATATTTTAACATACGATGCTGACATCCGCAAGAAGATCGATAAAGCGATCAATATTAACGAGGTCTGCGATGTGAGTCCGTTTGCAGTTGAAGGATTGATTGCTGCTTACACACACGAAGATTCTGAAAAATGGCTGGACGAATTGAGAGCATATCTGTGGGACAATTACCTGTTGGTAAAAGACTTTTTTGCAGAGAACTTTCCACAATTCCCGATTTTACCACTGGAAGCTACCTATTTGGTTTGGATCGACACTTCTGTTTTAAACATTAAGTCGGAAAAACTAACAGAATTACTGATAGAAAAAGGAAATGTATGGTTGAACGAAGGAACGGTTTACGGTGAAGCGGGAGAAGGTTTTATGCGCCTGAATATAGCCTGTCCGAGAGCCGTTTTGCAGGAAGGATTGAATAGAACGAAAAAAGCTTTCGATCTTATCATTGCGGAAAAACAGTAA
- a CDS encoding DUF3737 family protein — MKTIENRLFEGERPLFAENDLHIKNVEIGLGESALKEASKIKATACTFRGKYPFWHNTNSIIEDSLFTPGGRAAIWYCNDIRMTNTRVDAPKMFREIDGLYLENVELTDAEECLWWCKNIKLKDVKVTNGDYIFKDSKNIKIDNLTLQGNYGFQYARNIEIRDSHLASKDAFWNTENVTVYDSVIEGEYLGWHSKNLRLVNCVISGTQPLCYAKDLVMENCIMKEDADLAFEYSTLNAEINSPVTSIKNPSTGEIVAQSVGELIFDENCKNPGGCKVTVQSEVNV; from the coding sequence ATGAAAACTATAGAAAACAGACTTTTTGAAGGAGAACGACCATTATTTGCGGAGAATGATTTACATATTAAAAATGTAGAAATTGGTTTGGGCGAATCAGCTTTAAAAGAGGCAAGCAAAATTAAAGCTACAGCTTGTACTTTTAGAGGGAAATACCCGTTTTGGCACAATACCAACAGCATTATCGAAGATTCATTATTTACCCCCGGAGGACGCGCTGCCATTTGGTATTGCAACGATATTCGCATGACGAATACGCGTGTTGATGCACCAAAAATGTTTCGCGAAATTGATGGTTTGTACCTCGAAAACGTTGAGCTTACAGATGCTGAAGAATGTTTGTGGTGGTGTAAAAATATTAAACTTAAAGATGTAAAAGTAACCAATGGCGATTACATTTTTAAGGATAGCAAAAACATCAAAATCGACAACCTCACCTTGCAGGGAAACTACGGTTTTCAATACGCTCGTAACATTGAAATTCGCGACTCTCATCTGGCCTCGAAAGACGCTTTTTGGAACACCGAAAATGTTACCGTTTACGATTCGGTTATTGAAGGCGAATACCTGGGCTGGCACTCGAAAAATTTGCGTTTGGTAAATTGTGTTATCAGTGGAACACAGCCATTATGTTATGCCAAAGATTTGGTAATGGAAAACTGCATAATGAAAGAGGATGCAGATCTGGCATTTGAATACAGCACATTAAATGCTGAAATTAACAGCCCGGTTACCAGCATAAAAAATCCAAGCACCGGAGAAATCGTAGCTCAAAGCGTTGGCGAGCTTATTTTTGATGAAAACTGCAAAAACCCCGGAGGCTGTAAAGTTACAGTTCAAAGCGAAGTAAACGTTTAA
- a CDS encoding helix-turn-helix domain-containing protein, whose product MSDVKKINSVTEYNNLVGQETLHPLVSVIDFSKVEPFHYFKGQMDVYAIFLKDIKCGNITYGINDYDYEEGTLLFISPGQVYGVEGTGEKQQASGTAIIFHPDLIHGTSLGKTIDEYTFFSYEVNEALHLSARERVLINQCIENINFELQHAIDTHSKELIVSYLELFLKYSKRFYERQFVTRNHVNKDVLARFEHILKDYFSSEQPLISGLPSVRYCADKLFISPNYLGDLLKKETGKSAQEHIQLKMIDVAKEKIYDTEKSISEIAYELGFKHPQHFTRMFKKQVGVSPNEYRNLN is encoded by the coding sequence ATGAGCGACGTAAAAAAAATAAATTCAGTAACCGAATATAACAACCTGGTTGGGCAGGAAACACTGCACCCGTTGGTTAGCGTTATCGATTTTTCAAAAGTCGAACCATTTCATTATTTCAAAGGGCAGATGGATGTTTATGCTATCTTTCTGAAAGACATAAAATGTGGAAATATTACTTACGGAATTAACGATTACGACTACGAAGAAGGTACACTGTTGTTTATTTCGCCAGGACAGGTTTATGGTGTTGAAGGAACCGGTGAGAAACAGCAGGCATCGGGTACGGCAATTATTTTTCACCCTGATCTGATACACGGTACATCGTTAGGAAAAACGATCGACGAATATACTTTCTTTTCATACGAGGTAAACGAAGCTTTGCACTTGTCGGCAAGAGAAAGAGTGCTGATAAACCAGTGTATTGAAAATATCAATTTCGAATTGCAACACGCCATCGACACGCACAGTAAGGAATTGATTGTGTCGTACCTGGAACTATTTCTGAAATACAGCAAACGTTTTTACGAGCGCCAGTTTGTTACCCGTAACCACGTAAACAAAGATGTTTTAGCTCGTTTTGAGCATATTCTGAAAGATTATTTTTCATCAGAACAACCGCTAATTTCAGGCTTGCCTTCGGTTCGCTATTGTGCCGATAAACTGTTTATCTCTCCCAATTATCTTGGCGATCTGCTAAAAAAGGAAACCGGTAAATCGGCGCAGGAACACATTCAGCTTAAAATGATTGATGTGGCCAAAGAAAAGATTTACGATACCGAGAAATCAATCAGCGAAATCGCTTACGAACTGGGTTTTAAACATCCGCAGCATTTTACCCGCATGTTTAAAAAGCAGGTTGGAGTATCGCCCAATGAGTATCGGAATTTGAACTAG